The Elaeis guineensis isolate ETL-2024a chromosome 5, EG11, whole genome shotgun sequence DNA segment AAGTTGGTGTCAGAATATTGATTCTCTACAATTGTAGGGCCCTTAGCTCATGGTCCAAACATACAAAAAAACACAAGCAATCAGGAGAGAGGCTATCCATACTTCAAGTACATAAAAGGACAAAAATGAGTATAGCTGCTAGTTCTTCTTTGAGAGATGATGAAATGAAATGACATCTCACACAACTGTAGGAGAAGATTGCCTAACTCATCGAGATCGTCTCTAGATTAACGACACCTTCAATGCAAGCACAAGCATCTACAACTGTTACAATGTCTCCTACGTTTGGAGATAAAGATCCACCATCCAGTAAGAAGGATGAGCAATCTAAAAGTATGCAAAATCTATCTTCAAATATTTAAAGTTGGAGCTCGAGTCGAGATCTCCATATACAATAAGACTGTTGATGCAAAAGATTAGATAATTGGCTAGACTAGTTAGAGACCTACTTTACTATATATAGATACTCCAGCATCCAGAAGATAGCTTTTACCCATCTCAAATTTTCTAGCTATGCTTTAAGGGGTGAAATTCGTGTATGAGAAACAATGACGTTATAATACGACATGGAGCAAATTCAAAGGCCGAATCAAGAGGCAGTTTTATCCAATTGGccacaaaaaaaattgatggtCAAGAGGCAATACCTACAACAGAAGTATGATAAATTTGTCGAGGACTATACCAAGTTCAACAAATAAACAGTCTCCATCGACAATCATACAATTTTCATGAGATATGTTGGAGATCTTGACGAGAGCATTTGAATGGAGCTAAAGCTCTTCAAAGTTGAAGATATCAGCAAGGCTCGCATAAAGGCTATAGGGATTGAGGAGAAGAATCAGCCTAGGGAAGGCAAGGAGGGAAACAAGTTCAAAAAAAGCAGCAAAAATTTAGGATAGAAAGATAAGTAAAAAACACGTTAACATGGTTCAAAAAAATTACTGCAATCACTATAACATTCACGAACACACCAAGGAGCAGTGTTGAAAACTTCACCACCAAGTTACATCCCAAGAGGAGGAAGCCAAAGAATGATGATTCCGAGAATAACGAGATGGTAGTCCTCAATGTTGTAGAGGTTGAAGAGCTGTTTGAATTCAAGCAAGCAAACTCCAAATGGAGCTTAATGATGAAGAAACCCAAAACAGTAACTGAGACAAATCTGAAGGCACGATAGAAACTCTTCCATTTGAATATCCAGATGAAGCAAAGGATCATCAAGACTATTGTAGATCCTGAAAACTAGAAGAATCTCATCTCTGAAAATCTAGTTCAGAAGCTGAGGTTGCAGACCAAGTCTCACCTACATCCTTACCCTCTTAGTTGGATTCAAAAAAATGTTGAGTTGAAGAACACCAAATAATGCACTTTCAAGTTCGTCATAACCGAGAGGTATATTGACGAGGTAACTTATTAAGTAGTTCCTCTAGATGTTTGTCAAATTATTCTTAGGAGCTCATACCTTTGGGATCAAGATGCAGTTTTCTACAGACGATAGAGAAAGTATCATCTCGTAAAGGATGGGAAGGGATGACCAAAATCTTCAAAATGCAAGACAATGTAAACCATATGACTGCTGCTCAGGTAAAGCAACTTGTTAATACTTGCAACAACTTCGCGATGATAATACAAGAAGCCAATGCTACTCGTGAGAGACTCAGCTCTCGTCTTTGATTTCACTAACTGATTAATCGAAATCGAGATCAAACAAGAGTCATCATAGTCATCGTTGACAACAAGGATGTCAAAGATCATCCTTACCATAGGTCCAGATATAGGAGCAAATCAAGTAATCTGCTGAGATCCGAGAGTAAAGAAGAGAAAAGCCAGAAATCATGTTTGAGCTAGATAGTTCAACCATGAAATAAATAAGCAGGCGTTTCCCCAACTTCAGTTCTGATTTAGCAAGAGCTAAATCCTCTAAATAGGGAAGCTCTGATCTaagaaaattttcaaacttgATGTGGATCATTTTGGGCACTACAGACAGGGTTGGATAGAGTCCAAAAGCAAGATCCACCACATCAGAAAGTCAAATCACGTGCCAAACTTTAAAAAGCTATGATTTAGTCATACGATGTctgattgagatgatttttttttaaattagatatcttttcaaaatctacAACTTTAGGCCAACCTCCTAGAGGACTAAATTGGATTAAAATTCCATCGTTCGAATCTCGAAACAagctggtcaaatcaaaacttttTTCGAGAAAGATTTTCATCGGAGATTATCTTCTACTCTGTAAAGAATAAGGTGGAGCGATAAAAGATAAATTTGATGTCAAAAGTGAAATCCATCTCTcatagaattttaatattttttcatgattttttatattaatcatgttatttttagagatctaatCTTATTTGAACTAGGAAGAGGAATCCGACCAAAATTGTTTAAGGATGGACATCTTTCTAGAAGCTAAAAAGAGAAATCCAACCAAAATTATGCAAGAGCGGATCTTACCATTATAAATAGGGACTATGCACCTCGATTTATGGAGATAGAGAAAAAACaatgaaacaaaaaaaagggACTTATATCCTATTTTTAaaaatcttctcttttcttctacctTTTTTTATGAGATTCGATTTAAGTGGGTTGAAGAAAATCTTTTTTCTCCTTAATTGGATCAGTTAATGCCAATATCAAATGATTGAAaactatattttcttttttttgataataaaaattgTATTTTCCTTTTGATGTGTTTGAACTTGTAGTTATTAGCTTGTTAATAATGTTTGAGATGTATTTAGTACTAGTTGACCAATGTTTAAGATAAGAGACTTTGCTGGGGGCATTTCAGAATAGAGATTAAATtcaaagtagaaaaaaaaaatgagaggctttcatttgaaaaagatgaATATCCTAACAACAAGGTCTAACAAATTCTTAAAACCTAGATCTGCCCAAACCtattttttcctgattttctggaCTTAAACAGCTTGCAATTGGTGAGGTTCTCGGGGCATTAGCTTGTCTCTTGGCGTGAGGATCAAGGTGGTTCCACATTAGGTGGCCACGGACATAGGTCAGAGGAGAAGAATGGATAGAGTAAAGAAGAAATTAGAAAGGACGACAACGTAGTTGCTTTTACATTGGGATAAGATCATAGGATCAGGCAGGTAATATCCCACCAAGGTCCAAGTTTCTTCCCTAACAAGTTCCTACAATACTCATACACACTATGCATTAAGAGCATTGGATTATTCCCTTTTCTTTCAGTCGGGGAGGCAGGGGGGGTTGTTGTTCCCTTCTAGTTTTGATGTCGCAATATCACTGATAATATAAATTGTTTTttgtatcttttctttctttgacTTCTCTTGAAGTATACTTTGATTTTAATGCTTATTTTGCTGCTTTCCACAAAGATATGTGAGAGGGTTTGGGGGATGGAGGACTGATGGGCATGTTTAGACTTCTAATCAAACAAATTAATCTCTGCACCTGGAAACACAATCATTAGTCCGGCAGATCAAAAGCTCCTACATGGTTGTTTGCCTCACTTTAGTGTCATCTCCACCCACAACTCTCTCTTAAGAAACTTTTTTTACCTGTATAAAACTGTAATAGAACACAACAATGGAAAGACATTTAAACCATGTTATTCTTATGACCAGGAAAACACTAACTATTTAATGCACAGCTTCAATTGCAAGCCATTCAACAATCAACTATCAGTTTACAAAGGGGGCTTTCGCCTCAATAAACATTCAATCATAATTacttgaaaggtaaaaaaagaaCAACAAATAGGCATAAGACAGAAACATATAACATCTATTCATCAAGATTTGTAGATAAAAGAACTTGCTACTGGAATCTATGCATGGATACTATATTTAAAGTTATGCTGGACATAAAGGAATAAATTGATGAAAAACATCCAGCAAAGCATGAATGCAAAGCTTCACCCCTTGAAGGAAACATCTTTACTCCATTATTTTGTAATCATGTTTTTAACTATTTATAGAACCATAATCATGAAGATATTAACATAGCTGTGCTCTAGCACATTACCAGAATGATAATGACTGCATCTTCCTGAGCAGATAGCAGCGACATAAACTCAGAAAAGGCAATTTTTAGAAgtatgaaaatttatttcataATACTCAACAAGTGCAAAATAAGCATCTGGAAATGGGTGCAATATGGAATTCTTTAGCATCCAATGCATTCAAGTTTTCTAGCATAAGAAAATTGGATTTTGGAATATATTTATATGCTCATGTGTGGTACACTTACATGTTACAATTAAAGAACCAAGAATATGGCAAAACAAATTAATAAAGAACAATTAAATTTTCAGTGTACAAGCACTATGTACCTGGTTTGCATTTACATTGAAGTTTCTACACTTTTCAATTTTAGATAATAGCATCTTATCGATGAGATCACAACTTAAAGGCCACCAATTAAACAAAATGACAACTGTGATCATGTTCCAAAAAAGACACCAAGAGGGTCGCAATGGCAGATACGCCAAGCTGTGAGGATTGTACCCTTTACAATGCCATACTTTTTACATGCCTGCATCGAGTACCCGCTGCAAGTTGTTACATACCGACAGCTTGATGGCAGAAGTGGTGATATCTCTCCTATTTATAAATACTCTAAAGTTAGCAAGTCAAAAAACTCAAAAGATAACCTTGTTCCAATTCTCAGAgaaagacacacacacacacacacaggtcATGCTGTCCAGAAATTATATAATGTTTAAGACAGAGATACTGAAATCTCATCAGAGGATCCTTAACTCATTGCAAAATTTCAGGGTTGAAAAATGCTGCTCTGGCAGTACGTACACATCTAAAATGCCTTGCTTCGCATTCTACATGTCACAAACGTTCAAATATACTATACACATAATTTTACAAcacttaaatatatataaaatattttgcgCCAATAATCCAGGGATTACCATAATTCATTCTTTAGAAGAAAGATACTGCAATTAAGATACCAAGAACGCTATGTAACTTCTGTGACACCAAGAAGCCTCATCTATCCGTGATGATAATAACACCAGGATACAGGAACCCTACCTTACTTTTGCAAAATTTCAACATGGACAATGCCGCTCTAACCCCAAATCCGTAACCTCCTCATCTGAGAATCCGCAAAACAGAACAACGTAATCAACAAACTGAAAAATAAAGGACTACAACAGGAgataagaagagaagaagaacaaaccAAAGCCCTCCCTTCCACCGCCTTCTGATCCGAATCCTCCTCCGCACCATCAGCAGACGACAATCGAACTCGCTGCATTTCATTAGAAAGAAAGACGGTTAAAAtagaagaagatgatgaagaaAAATTATGAAAGGCTTCGAGATCGAGTATAGGAGCCAGGGTTTGGTGAATTACGGGAGGCAGATGAAAGGGAGCGCGGCCTAGGGTTCTAAGAGAGAGCCGAAGGGCGTCATTGCTTCGTCCGAGGAGGATTTTGGAGAGATTGGGAAGAGTTCGTGAGGAGGGAGACGGACTCGGGGAGCCTGGGAGGGGAACAAAAGCCGACGGGGAACGTCATCGGCGTCGAGCTCCAGTGTTCAGCTAGGTCGGCCGACTACTTTTCTCTTTGGGCTATAGCACGACAATAAGAGGTTCTTGGGTCAAGCCCAAGCCCATTCATTATTTCCTTCCCTCTCCCCACAGGCCACAACCTGTCAATACCTTGATGGGACCCAGAAATGACATAGCTCATCGAATGGTCGCACGCaagaagagaaattctttgtgcatcataGAAAATCTAACGTGAAGCGCATCTCTTTATATAAATAATCCATctgatcattatttttttaatatatatttaatatttataattttatttttttatttaaaaattttatataataaaaataattttatctttcaaaaaaaaattatgacatatcaTAACTTTTTATACGTAGGATGCCATAATGTAgcctaaaaaattataatatcctatgcatattatgacatcctgcattaaattatgattttctgcatgCAGATTGTCATAATATGacctaagatgtcataatatggaaggcatatttttgtccaactattttccaatacgcatttaatgcttgcagttttactttttcgtttgaaaattttgaatgatgaaaatgacCATATTCTTTGaagaaaattatgatatcctgtgcatattatgacatcctacattatattatgacatcttatggaaaaaaattataactttctggacacataatatcataatatggacataggatgtcataatttttttaaagaataagagcattttcgtcattcaaaattttaaacgaaaaagtaaagTTAGAGGTATTAAAAGCACGTTAAAAAGCAGTGAATACCTAGACCAATCGGATAAAGCAGTGCACTccacgttggattttctacactgtccacggtgcacaaaaaatttccccACGCTAGGATGACCATCCATTTGCACTGGGCCTCCTAGGATCAAGCCCAAGGCCATTTCCATCCTCCCACTGGGCCATTCCAAGCCCAGGGTTGCATTTGATGGTTGTGCATCTTCTTTTGTAATCGGATGGCCAATGTCGCATTTGATGATCTTCCCTTGCAGAACATGTGATTCTTGATCCATACTttggttgtatattttttttgctgCAGCAGGCCTCATGGGTTGCAAGCCGAAAGATATTTCATCTTTCAACTAAAACCCCCCTCCTCATGCATTCTCTCTTCAGCTAATACTAAAAAGACATACCAAAGATAAAGAGTATATTAGTTTCCTATACTTAACGATTTATGAAGTCTCactagaaaaatttatttaatttcaaACGTCTTATTGGTGTAGGGTCATAATCATCCATTAAGTGTCACTTTTTTATTCAGCAGCTTTTTAAGATTAATTCGGATGATAAAAACATAGTGACAAGGAAAACCTAATCTCGAGCACCTAAACAGATGAGCAGAATATGTTCATTCATGAAATTATTCATCCACTCGAATCAGTCATGTGGATAGCATGTGGTAGAAACAAAATACATCCATTAAATACtctttctttcttaaaaaaaCTATGTGCATATATgaactaaataattaaaatatatttagagaaaaatgaaaaaaaaatcaatcatttgatctaATCACGGTCGTCAATCAAGTACATCTTTTTCTGGAACTAGTCATATGCATGTCATTTGGCAAATGTCAATTCTCTATCCTTTTCTGGCTGTAGATGTATGGTCAACATCCTCAAAGTGAGACCAATAGGCTGCAAGCAACATACCCGGAGCCATGCATCACAGAGTGGCTCTCCAGAAAACTAGAATATAATGCACCTTTATCAGTGTTCAGGTTCTGTGATCCCAGGTTCAAAGGAAGAAGATGACTTATTTCGTGTTGCCCACAGTCCATACTAGCATCAAGGACGTGCGAGAGTGTTAGTAATTAAAATTTGCACTTCTGAATGAACAGTTGAGAAttgttttgtgtgtgtgtgtgtgtgtgtggtgtgtttTTGttggtgtatatatatatatatatatatatatatatatcttttaaatatatatttttaatgtcTAGAGATGGTAATGGATCGGATATAAATTGAGTCAATCGATATCCATATCTGTTCATCAACTAAAAATTTCATACTCATATCTGCCTCAAATCTGATAGATACAAGTCGGGTTAGGTCAGTTAGATAAGAAAGGTTGGACTAGGTTGGATAGGATACATGTAAACATATATATTCTAATTAAAGTTTGCACTTGGTGAATGAACAGTTGAGttttgtttttatttattattattattattatttgtatgTGCGTGGGTGTTGGTACATGTGTTCTTCTTAACATGTGTTCTCAGTGTCAAATGATAAGGGGGTAGATATAAAGGGAGTATCTCCAGAAAAGGTGGAATTCTTTTTTGGTGGATTGGTGAGACGTAATAAGATGATGCTTAACTACGGCATCTATTTAATCCGACAATGAACCATGGGCCATCCTCCAAAAGTCAAAAGGATAGCTTAGGGGAGTGAGTTAATTGGTTCAGACATCCTTCTCTTGCTTAGAAACCCGGAGAAGGAAAAGCAAAGGGAAGTCCACGATCACCAACCCTTCTGTTACCAACAAATCTTTATCAACCTatcaatatttaaaataatagttTGGAAAGGAAAACATAAACTGAAACTTGTTCTAGCTAGATAATAACAGAACCTGAAAATCTGAAATTAACCCAAAACTATAACTTCAGATCTCCCAGCCCAAACTCTGAAACTGAGAAAAATTAACTCCTGTCATATACATTACAATCATATGTACCAGCTCTAATATGTAttgctaattttattaatatagcaCCTCATGAGTTAGGTTTTCTCTAACTCAATTAcatcaaaaagaaaggaaaacagaAACAAGGGCTTCGTTCGTGTCTAATTGTTTTTGCCAATTGGAAAAGGACCCTTTTAGATTCAAGAACAAATGATGTGGTTCTGAGTTCTAATTTTCTTGGATGTCTAAGGATAATGCTGTCGGTATGTGGTTGGAAGCAAGAACAATGCGCAAAGAATTTCTTTCATAATTTTTGCCTTTTTGCATGGAAAAGAAATACTATTAGTACCATGTTAAGAAAGCTTTTTTGAGAATGCATGTCCTAACAATCGGACACTGTTTAGGAACTGTATCCTTATTCAGAAGGTAGGCCAATGtgttatcaaataaaatagaacTGGACTTTAGCTACACTCCAAAGCTAAGGGAGGCCAAAATTCCCTTGAGGTGACCTCGTCAgctcacctcacctaacagaacAAGCCCAAGCTAGCTACGACCATATCCACCAGTATAAATAGACCTTTCGAGCTCTCATAACTCTGTATCCACCTATACTTTCGAATCCATTCTTCTATCCATCTAGCCAATTATCTTTCCTTCTCTACCTAGTGAGTTCCACATCACCACAGAAACAAAAAtggctctctctcttcttccttcaacCCTTCTCATGGCTGCCTTGATGTTCTCGACTGTCACTCTGCTTCTCTCTCTGGGTGGCGCAGGTGCACAACAAACTGGCATAAACAGGCACTATAGATTTGACGTATGTTCTTACATACAAGTTacattaaataatatatatatatatatatatacatatatatatttgtatgtttgcGTATAGATGGCACAATATAAGATGCATGGAACTGTTTCTTTTCTTCTGAAATGGATCATATTTGCAGATAAGAATGGCCAATGTGACCCGACTGTGCCATACAAAGAGCATTGTGACGGTCAATGGGCAGTTTCCAGGGCCCAAGATCGTTGCTAGAGAAGGAGACAGAGTTGTGGTTAAGGTGGTTAACCACGTTCCGTATAATGTCACTTTACACTGGTATGTGTGCTAATGAAACTTTGTTTTCCCGTTACACTACTTCTATTCAAGGTGTTCGAGTGTACCAACGAGCGTTTAGTCCCCCATGTTTTTGTATTATGATTTTTTAACGATACAATGAATGTTGTGTGAACCAAATGATCAATGCATGGAACGAACAGGCATGGTGTTCGCCAGCTGCGGAGTGGATGGGCTGACGGTCCGGCGTATGTGACCCAATGCCCCATTCAGACAGGGCAGAGCTACGTGTATAACTTCACCATCGTCGGCCAGCGAGGGACGCTCTTCTGGCACGCACACATCTCGTGGCTGAGGGCCACCCTCTACGGGCCCATCATCATTCTCCCCGCCCGCGGCGTCCCTTACCCCTTCTCCAGACCCTACAAAGAAGTCCCCATCATCTTTGGTACACGCATATATATTTTAGTTGTTACAATCTCTTAACTACGGATTGTCTTTGATTTGAAGCTTGGTAACATCCATGGAATTAAAATTTGTAATATTTTGCAGGGGAATGGTGGAACGCTGACACGGAGGCAGTCATTAGCCAGGCTCTTCAGACGGGTGGCGGTCCTAACGTCTCTGATGCCTACACCATCAATGGGCTTCCTGGTCCCCTGTACAACTGCTCGGCTAAAGGTACCTTTAAATGAAAGTTATAGATAGTGGAGTACTTCGAGTAGTTTTTAGGCATTTTTGGCAAAGTTTAATTACAAATGGTGGGTGGTGGCGTTTGGCAGATACATTCAAGCTGAAAGTGAAGCCCGGAAAGACGTACCTTCTCCGTATGATCAACGCTGCACTCAACGACGAGCTCTTCTTCAGCATTGCAAACCACACCCTCACCATCGTGGACGTTGATGCTGTTTATGTGAAGCCCTTCGACACCGACACCCTCATCATAGCACCAGGTCAAACCACCAACGTCCTCCTCCGTACCAGGCCCAGCTTCTTCCATTCCACCTTCCTCATGGCTGCAAGGCCCTATGCCACTGGAGCCGGCGCCTTCGATAACTCTACGGTGGCTGGCTTTCTTGAGTACCAAGATCCCAATACTTCCTCCAGAGCAAGCTTTAGTAAGAAGCTCCCACTCTTCAGACCAACCCTCCCATCTCTGAACGATACGGCGTTTGTCGCAAACTTCACCAGCAGATTACGGAGCCTGGCAACCGCTCAGTTTCCTGCCAACGTACCACAAAGTGTGGATAGGCGATTCTTCTTCACCGTGGGCCTTGGGACGAGCCCATGCCCGAAGAACCAGACTTGCCAAGGGCCCAACGGCACCAAGTTCGCCGCGACCGTCAGCAATATATCCTTCACGATGCCGACCACAGCTCTCCTCCAGGCCCACTTCTTTGGGCAGTCAAGGGGCGTTTACTCCCCGGACTTCCCGTACAGTCCGCTGATCCCATTCAACTACACGGGGACCCCTCCCAACAACACAGCGGTGAGCAATGGGACCAAGTTGATGGTGCTTCCTTTCAACGCCACCGTGGAGCTTGTGATGCAGGACACCAGCATCCTAGGGGCGGAGAGCCACCCATTGCACCTCCACggcttcaacttcttcgtcgtgGGGCAAGGCTCTGGCAACTACAATCCGGCAAAGGACCCGGCCAACTTCAACCTGGTGGACCCGGCGGAGAGGAACACGGTTGGGGTGCCGGCCGGTGGGTGGGTCGCCATCCGATTCCGTGCTGATAACCCTGGTGAGTAGACAATTGCATGTAGAGATGCCTGCTAGTGCTAGGCAATGCCATATCTTTACCTTGATCGATGCTTTGCCTGGAGTATAAATATTGAGTTGGGTTTGTGGGCCCATGCAGGTGTGTGGTTCATGCATTGCCACCTGGAGGTACACACGAGTTGGGGTCTGAAGATGGCGTGGTTGGTCTTGGATGGGAGCCTCCCCAACCAGAAGCTGCCTCGTCCACCGTCCGATCTTCCCAAATGTTGAAAGGTCCGGAGGAGTTTCGTGGTTTGACTGCTTGGCGGAAAGGGTGCCAGTCCACGCATCCGTTTTTGTTTGTGTTCGCGTTCTTTACTCCTTTTGGCGTGGTTTGTGGTTCCTTCACTAATTGACGTACGGTCGAGAGTTCGTGAGAGGACAAAGCAGTTTCTTGTTTTTATTGGCCAAGTTGGCCTGCAGGATCCGCGTGTCATTTTTTTTATCAATGACGTGGCAACTTCTAGGATTTCACGTCATTCATATTTTGTTTGTTTGAGCAATAAAACATGAGTGAATTTATAACTTGATtcgaatttataattttttattttttataaatcagGTAAGCTATTTCAATAGCTTCATAAGAAAACTAAAAACTACATATCAGTGCCAAAAATAAGtttcaaaaaaacaaaaattcCAAATGTGTGATATATGCCCTCCTCGGCCATTTTCCATAAACTTTTCAGAATAGCTCATTAGTTCCCCTGGAACGTCTTTGTTAATATCACCATTTATTTTGAATCGAGATTGAAGCGATATcccttatttaaaaaaaaaaaaaacgatatCAAAATCTAATTTCTAAATAAGGCACTAAGGCAGTTGCATATAATGCATCACTGTACAGGGGTTTTTAAATATATACCTTTCAAAAATTACCTTAACGCACGTACACAAAAACCTAAACGTATATTTTCCAAACTTTGCTGGAACGAATTTTGGGTCATACAAGATTTTCTACAGGAATTAAGCTCCTGAGGAATGTGAGCAACAtaactcaagaaaaaaaaaaaaagaagaaaatagcgTTTTTATCTTGGTGTGGGACAGCGATTTCAACAGAGTCGACACACCTTCGTTAACAAGAATATAGTTtaccaaaaaaacaaaacaagAATATTAACTTAGTTCAAGGCATATCCAAGAGAAATCTTTCTCCTTCGAATGAAAGGGAGGGCAACCCACTCGACTGAGTAGCAACCAAGCAGCAACGCTTGGATAGTTGGATATCTAAGAAAAATCAACAGAAGACATCCATCCATAAATGACTCCACGATTCTCAAAGCTTGTAGATGCTGGAAAAGCCTTGCACCAGAAGTTACGGGAACAATTCGAACAAAAAGATTACATCAGATTTATTGCAGACATTACTAACGATTAAGACCTGATAAATAAGGCTGAAGGGAAACCATCACCAGCTTGATACCCAGATTCTCTCATT contains these protein-coding regions:
- the LOC105045644 gene encoding laccase-17; the encoded protein is MALSLLPSTLLMAALMFSTVTLLLSLGGAGAQQTGINRHYRFDIRMANVTRLCHTKSIVTVNGQFPGPKIVAREGDRVVVKVVNHVPYNVTLHWHGVRQLRSGWADGPAYVTQCPIQTGQSYVYNFTIVGQRGTLFWHAHISWLRATLYGPIIILPARGVPYPFSRPYKEVPIIFGEWWNADTEAVISQALQTGGGPNVSDAYTINGLPGPLYNCSAKDTFKLKVKPGKTYLLRMINAALNDELFFSIANHTLTIVDVDAVYVKPFDTDTLIIAPGQTTNVLLRTRPSFFHSTFLMAARPYATGAGAFDNSTVAGFLEYQDPNTSSRASFSKKLPLFRPTLPSLNDTAFVANFTSRLRSLATAQFPANVPQSVDRRFFFTVGLGTSPCPKNQTCQGPNGTKFAATVSNISFTMPTTALLQAHFFGQSRGVYSPDFPYSPLIPFNYTGTPPNNTAVSNGTKLMVLPFNATVELVMQDTSILGAESHPLHLHGFNFFVVGQGSGNYNPAKDPANFNLVDPAERNTVGVPAGGWVAIRFRADNPGVWFMHCHLEVHTSWGLKMAWLVLDGSLPNQKLPRPPSDLPKC